From one Allorhizobium ampelinum S4 genomic stretch:
- a CDS encoding exopolysaccharide production repressor protein, whose translation MHAPKVFFSMIGALLVFAVATYFLSGSLAGTLIKTVLAAVLLQVGYFCAVAYLVFQESKRRTQAMGTSDATASNGAIRALGETGQTALRNN comes from the coding sequence ATGCATGCGCCTAAGGTCTTCTTTAGCATGATTGGTGCACTGCTGGTGTTTGCAGTTGCGACTTATTTCCTGTCAGGCTCGCTTGCTGGCACGCTCATTAAAACAGTTTTGGCCGCCGTTCTTTTGCAGGTTGGTTACTTCTGCGCTGTCGCTTATCTTGTTTTCCAGGAATCAAAGCGCCGCACGCAGGCGATGGGGACCAGCGACGCGACAGCCAGCAATGGCGCGATCCGCGCGCTTGGCGAGACGGGTCAAACCGCATTGCGCAA